The genomic region GCCCCACACCGGGCCCGAGCAGCGCGTGGAGGTGCTGCTGCCGCTGCACCTGCAGCGGGCCGCCCTGCAGGCCTTGCGCAAGGCCCACCCCTACGAGGAAGTGGCCTACGAAATCATTCAGCTGGAAAACGAAAACCAGGAAGTGGGCGCCGGCATGGTGGGCGAGCTACCCGAGGCCCTGAGCCCGCAGGCGTTCCGGCAGCGCCTCAAAGACGCCCTCGGCGTGCCCATTGTGAAGCACACCGACTTCGACAAGACTATCAAGAAAGTGGCCATCTGTGGCGGGGCGGGCAGCTTCCTGATTGGCAAGGCCCGCGCCGCCGGCGCCGACGCCTACGTCACCGGCGACCTGAAATACCACGAATATTTCCTAGCGGAAGGCCAACTGCTGCTCTGCGACGTAGGACACTTTGAGAGCGAACAATTCACCGGCGAAATCTTCCGGGATTTGCTTACCGCCAAGTTTGGAAGTACTTTTGCGCTCTTCATTGCCGAGACCTACACCAACCCCGTCCGATATGACTGCTAAGACCGTCGCCACTGCCCCGGCCGATGCCCCCGTTGCCAGCAAGCTGGAAGCCCTGCTCAACCTGCAACGCATTGACTCGCAGCTCGACGAAATCCGGCGCGTGCGCGGCGATTTGCCCGAAGAAGTACGCGACCTGGAAGACGAAATTGCCGGCTACGAGGTACGCGTAAGCAAGTTCGACGAGGAAATCTCCGGCCTCAACGACCAGATCAAACAGCGCAAGCAGGCCGCCAAAGATGCCGACGGCCTGATCAAGCGCTACGAAGACCAGCAGCAGAACGTGCGCAACAACCGCGAGTACGAGGCTATTGCCAAGGAAATCGAGTTGCAGAAGCTGGAAATCCAGATTTCTGAAAAGAAAATCAAGGAGGCCCAGTACCAGATCGACATGAAGAATGTGGAGATTGGTGGCACCAAGCAGAAGCTGGAAGAGCGCAAGAAAGACCTTGAGAACAAGAAAGGCGAGCTGAACGTCATCGTAGGCGAAAGCGAAGCCGACGAGAAAAAGCTGCTGGATGA from Hymenobacter canadensis harbors:
- a CDS encoding zinc ribbon domain-containing protein — its product is MTAKTVATAPADAPVASKLEALLNLQRIDSQLDEIRRVRGDLPEEVRDLEDEIAGYEVRVSKFDEEISGLNDQIKQRKQAAKDADGLIKRYEDQQQNVRNNREYEAIAKEIELQKLEIQISEKKIKEAQYQIDMKNVEIGGTKQKLEERKKDLENKKGELNVIVGESEADEKKLLDEREGAKQPIEERLYTAYTRIRGNVRNGLAVVTVKRDACGGCFNTVPPQRQADIIAHKKIIVCEHCGRVLADVEARA